One window of Thermocoleostomius sinensis A174 genomic DNA carries:
- a CDS encoding basic amino acid ABC transporter substrate-binding protein: MLPFTRSRFLRQLLFGVVGFLGVLVVGACSANTLDGGAIKLADATGNAGNLPVMRVATAPYFPPFTFLAEDGSIQGFDIDLMNAIGQASNFVVEFENQNGIDQVIRSLHTSTIDAAIYGLTITPDRARVVDFSHPYFRSGLAIATQASDTEITSIDTLPGKRVGVESGSTGEAKARMISGVKVKPFETVIRALEMLQDGKVDAVINDAPVTAYLINQGEAIGVKVVGRLLNEELYGIAVPKNASSLETINEGLSTILKNGQYETIYRKWFAADPPVLPETVP, translated from the coding sequence ATGCTACCTTTTACTCGATCGCGGTTCTTGCGACAACTTTTATTTGGAGTCGTCGGTTTTCTGGGAGTTCTCGTCGTAGGGGCTTGTAGCGCCAATACCCTTGATGGAGGAGCCATCAAATTAGCCGATGCAACTGGCAATGCGGGCAACTTACCCGTCATGCGTGTGGCAACGGCTCCATATTTCCCTCCCTTTACCTTTTTGGCAGAAGACGGTTCTATACAGGGCTTTGATATTGATTTAATGAATGCGATTGGCCAGGCTTCTAACTTTGTTGTGGAGTTTGAAAACCAAAATGGAATCGATCAGGTGATTCGCAGTTTACACACTTCAACCATTGATGCGGCCATTTATGGTTTGACTATCACCCCCGATCGTGCCAGAGTTGTAGATTTCTCTCATCCCTATTTCAGGTCTGGTTTGGCAATCGCAACGCAGGCAAGCGATACGGAAATTACTTCGATTGACACGTTACCAGGCAAGCGAGTTGGAGTTGAATCAGGTTCTACAGGTGAAGCGAAAGCTAGAATGATTTCTGGAGTAAAAGTAAAGCCATTTGAAACGGTGATTCGGGCGCTTGAAATGTTGCAGGATGGCAAGGTGGATGCGGTTATCAATGACGCACCTGTTACAGCTTATCTCATCAATCAAGGAGAAGCGATCGGCGTGAAGGTTGTGGGTCGCTTGCTAAACGAAGAGTTGTATGGCATTGCTGTTCCTAAAAATGCTTCTAGTTTGGAAACGATTAATGAAGGATTGTCAACCATTTTGAAGAATGGTCAATACGAAACAATCTACAGAAAATGGTTTGCAGCTGATCCGCCTGTGTTGCCTGAAACGGTTCCTTAG
- a CDS encoding MGH1-like glycoside hydrolase domain-containing protein encodes MTTEHQRLEQNRTGEVNWMKWGPYLSERQWGTVREDYSTDGNAWDYFPHDQARSRAYRWGEDGLGGITDDHNLLCFALALWNGQDPILKERLFGLTNAEGNHGEDVKEYYFYLDSTPTHSYMKYLYKYPQKAFPYDDLVETNRHRNRYELEYELIDTGIFDDDRYFDVFVEYAKADAEDLFIKISVVNRGPEAAPLHVLPTLWFRNTWSWSDSGAKPVLTKREGTGNSVVHAQVTNNLLKQHITEYYFYCDSVVPLLFIENETNNKRIFGTDNATPFVKDGINNYIVHGQQDAINPYNMGTKVSPHYECMIDAGKTKVIRLRLSKHAPAQLGNLFADFDQIFATRLKEADDFYATVIPPTVLADADRTNIMRQALAGMMWTKQYFYYDVDLWLRERGVNPWAPAFQRRHVRNSDWFHMNNDDIVSMPDKWEYPWYAAWDLAFHVIPISIIDPEFAKKQLMLMLQEDYLHPNGQIPAYEWNFGDVNPPVHAWATWEIYTRDRALNQGNGDIEFLKYAFSKLLINFTWWVNRKDEGGNNLFQGGFLGLDNIGVFDRSAALPTGGHLEQADGTAWMVFFSEQMFQIAIELALHDPLYEDFAIKFFEHTMWIAGAMDRIGDFYDELWDEEDGFFYDVLRMPNGHSTRLKVRSLVGLLSLMAVAVFPREAFETLPRFRTKAQTFIMRHPELTGNIHLPSQEGIRGRLMLSILNEDKLRRVLSRMLDETEFLSDYGIRSLSRYHLENPYFFYHEGQEYKVGYVPGDSTSGMFGGNSNWRGPIWMPMNILLLRGLLQFYSYYGDDFTVEYPTGSGQYVTLYDVANCISERIVRIFLKDENGRRPLYGGAEKFQTDPHWRDLILFYEYFNGDNGAGIGASHQTGWTGCVARIIQALGYFTKETVLDMSASMAPVKYQT; translated from the coding sequence ATGACCACAGAGCATCAGCGCCTTGAACAAAATCGCACAGGTGAAGTCAATTGGATGAAGTGGGGTCCATACTTAAGTGAACGCCAATGGGGAACGGTTCGAGAGGATTACAGTACAGACGGTAATGCCTGGGATTACTTTCCCCACGATCAGGCGCGATCGCGGGCTTATCGGTGGGGAGAGGACGGACTGGGAGGTATCACCGATGATCACAATTTACTTTGTTTTGCGCTGGCACTGTGGAATGGTCAAGATCCAATTTTGAAAGAACGCTTGTTTGGCTTAACGAATGCCGAAGGAAATCACGGTGAGGATGTCAAGGAGTATTACTTTTACCTTGACAGTACCCCTACCCATTCCTATATGAAATACCTGTATAAGTATCCACAAAAAGCATTTCCTTACGATGATTTGGTTGAAACAAATCGTCATCGTAATCGCTACGAACTAGAATATGAGCTAATCGATACAGGCATCTTTGATGACGATCGCTACTTTGATGTATTTGTGGAATATGCCAAGGCGGATGCTGAAGATCTTTTTATTAAAATTAGCGTGGTCAATCGCGGTCCTGAAGCAGCTCCGCTTCATGTATTACCGACGCTTTGGTTTCGCAACACGTGGTCTTGGTCAGACAGTGGTGCAAAACCTGTTTTAACGAAACGAGAAGGAACGGGCAACAGTGTTGTTCATGCTCAAGTCACCAATAATCTGCTAAAGCAGCATATAACTGAATATTACTTTTACTGCGATAGTGTTGTTCCACTATTGTTCATAGAGAATGAAACGAACAACAAACGAATTTTTGGAACAGACAATGCTACTCCTTTTGTGAAAGATGGTATCAACAACTACATTGTTCATGGACAACAGGATGCCATTAATCCATACAATATGGGAACCAAGGTATCTCCGCACTATGAATGCATGATAGATGCAGGGAAAACTAAGGTGATTCGTTTGCGACTTAGTAAACATGCTCCGGCTCAACTCGGAAACCTATTCGCTGACTTTGATCAGATTTTTGCCACGCGCTTGAAAGAAGCAGATGATTTTTATGCGACTGTCATTCCACCCACCGTTTTAGCAGATGCCGATCGCACAAATATCATGCGACAAGCGTTAGCTGGAATGATGTGGACGAAACAATATTTCTACTACGATGTCGATTTGTGGCTGCGGGAACGAGGCGTCAATCCTTGGGCTCCGGCTTTCCAACGGCGACATGTGCGCAATAGCGATTGGTTCCACATGAATAACGATGATATTGTTTCCATGCCCGATAAGTGGGAATATCCTTGGTATGCGGCATGGGATTTGGCATTTCATGTGATTCCCATTAGCATCATCGATCCAGAGTTTGCTAAAAAGCAACTGATGCTGATGTTGCAGGAAGATTACTTGCATCCCAATGGTCAGATTCCTGCCTATGAATGGAACTTTGGGGATGTTAATCCACCAGTCCATGCGTGGGCAACGTGGGAAATTTATACTCGCGATCGGGCGCTGAATCAAGGTAACGGAGATATTGAATTTCTCAAATATGCCTTTTCTAAGCTGCTAATCAACTTCACGTGGTGGGTTAATCGCAAGGATGAAGGCGGTAATAACTTGTTCCAGGGCGGCTTCTTGGGACTGGATAATATTGGGGTATTCGATCGCAGTGCGGCACTACCCACAGGGGGGCATTTAGAGCAGGCAGACGGAACGGCATGGATGGTGTTCTTTAGTGAGCAAATGTTTCAGATTGCGATCGAACTGGCGCTGCACGATCCCCTATACGAAGACTTTGCTATCAAGTTCTTTGAACATACAATGTGGATTGCTGGAGCAATGGATCGCATCGGTGATTTCTATGACGAATTGTGGGATGAAGAAGATGGTTTTTTCTATGATGTGTTGCGGATGCCAAATGGTCATTCCACTCGCTTGAAAGTGCGATCGTTAGTGGGGTTACTGTCACTGATGGCGGTAGCTGTCTTTCCGCGTGAAGCCTTTGAAACGTTGCCTCGCTTCCGGACAAAAGCCCAAACGTTCATCATGCGACATCCCGAACTCACAGGTAATATTCATCTTCCGTCCCAAGAAGGTATCCGAGGACGATTAATGCTGTCGATCTTGAATGAGGACAAACTACGCCGGGTTCTTTCTCGGATGCTGGACGAAACCGAATTTCTCAGTGACTATGGCATTCGTTCCCTGTCGCGCTATCACCTAGAAAACCCCTATTTCTTTTACCACGAAGGTCAAGAATACAAAGTAGGGTATGTGCCTGGAGATTCAACCTCTGGAATGTTTGGCGGCAACTCTAACTGGCGCGGGCCAATCTGGATGCCCATGAACATTTTGCTGTTGCGCGGATTGCTGCAATTCTACAGTTACTATGGCGACGATTTCACTGTAGAGTATCCGACTGGCTCTGGTCAGTACGTGACCCTGTATGACGTAGCTAATTGCATCAGCGAACGCATCGTCAGAATATTTCTCAAAGATGAAAACGGTCGGCGTCCTTTGTATGGTGGTGCTGAAAAATTTCAGACTGATCCCCATTGGCGTGATCTGATCTTGTTCTATGAATATTTCAATGGAGATAATGGGGCTGGGATTGGGGCCAGCCATCAAACCGGGTGGACAGGCTGCGTGGCGCGAATTATTCAGGCATTGGGCTACTTCACCAAAGAAACTGTATTAGACATGAGTGCGTCCATGGCTCCAGTCAAATACCAGACTTGA
- a CDS encoding HdeD family acid-resistance protein yields MNTETINEVRRSLGWLIALGVVMVMLGITAIVEPFIASIVVARVLSWTFLLAGIVRILHALQSRRQRGFWLKLLIGMFYMVASVLLLSNMLGAKLTLTLVFGWTILIQGMVEIITALKIRSEPGWGLMVFSGIVALILGILILNRWPNNAIWLLGFFTGVSFIFTGIWMIMLPRAISNHFAAN; encoded by the coding sequence ATGAACACTGAAACCATCAATGAAGTGAGACGCAGTTTAGGGTGGTTAATTGCCTTGGGCGTCGTTATGGTTATGCTGGGCATTACGGCGATCGTCGAACCTTTCATTGCTTCGATTGTGGTAGCGCGGGTTCTATCCTGGACGTTTTTATTAGCAGGAATCGTCCGAATCCTTCATGCATTACAATCTCGGCGACAGCGGGGCTTTTGGTTGAAGTTGCTGATTGGTATGTTCTACATGGTGGCCAGCGTTCTGCTACTCAGCAACATGTTGGGAGCAAAACTCACCTTGACACTGGTGTTTGGATGGACAATCTTGATTCAGGGAATGGTTGAGATTATTACAGCTCTTAAAATCCGTTCGGAGCCGGGTTGGGGCTTAATGGTATTTAGCGGTATTGTCGCACTGATTTTAGGAATTTTAATTTTGAATCGATGGCCCAACAATGCGATTTGGTTGTTGGGATTTTTTACAGGTGTTAGTTTTATCTTTACTGGAATTTGGATGATTATGCTGCCTCGTGCTATCAGCAATCATTTCGCCGCAAATTAA
- a CDS encoding MBL fold metallo-hydrolase produces MKRRQFIQYAGAGVLATVGLSLVDRPLAQAQTGSVTLQFLGHTSFLFTGDGRRILTNPFRPIGCTAGYRAPQVAADLVMISSRLLDEGVTDGLPNDPQVLSEPGIYEFPGMQVQGIATDHDDIGGRRFGINVVWRWNQGGLNIVHLGGAAAPITVEQQILIGRPDVLLVPVGNGPKAFTPEEARGAIQTLNPRLIIPTHYRTQAADDATCDIEPIDNFLALMQGTPIDPVSSDTITLSSASLPESGAVIRVLSYAF; encoded by the coding sequence ATGAAGCGGCGTCAATTTATCCAATATGCTGGCGCAGGCGTGCTGGCCACCGTGGGATTGAGTTTGGTCGATCGCCCATTGGCGCAGGCTCAGACTGGCTCAGTTACCCTTCAATTTTTGGGTCATACAAGTTTTCTGTTCACGGGTGACGGGCGACGAATTTTGACCAATCCCTTTCGACCGATCGGCTGTACGGCGGGCTATCGCGCCCCTCAAGTAGCGGCAGATTTGGTGATGATTAGTAGCCGTTTGCTTGATGAAGGCGTGACCGACGGGTTGCCCAATGATCCGCAAGTGCTCTCAGAACCAGGAATTTACGAATTTCCGGGAATGCAAGTGCAAGGTATCGCTACCGACCATGATGACATTGGTGGTCGCCGCTTTGGCATAAATGTGGTGTGGCGTTGGAATCAAGGCGGGCTGAATATTGTGCATTTGGGCGGAGCCGCCGCGCCAATCACGGTTGAGCAGCAGATTTTGATTGGTCGCCCTGATGTGCTATTGGTTCCCGTTGGCAATGGTCCTAAAGCCTTCACTCCGGAAGAAGCCAGAGGGGCGATTCAAACGCTGAATCCTCGCCTCATCATTCCAACCCACTATCGTACCCAAGCCGCAGATGACGCCACTTGTGACATTGAGCCGATCGACAATTTCCTCGCTCTGATGCAAGGCACGCCGATTGACCCCGTGAGCAGCGATACAATTACCCTCAGTTCTGCCAGTTTGCCGGAATCAGGCGCGGTGATTCGGGTATTGAGCTACGCTTTTTAG